The window TGCCAAACACCCCGACAAAACCATCAGTTACCGCTTTGAAGATAAAAAATCAGGTAAAGTATTTGTCTTTCTTACCGATAACGAAAATGAAGACGGATTTTCCGGCCACCTGAAAAAACATGTCATGAATGCCGATCTGCTGATTATTGACGCTCAATATTCCAGAGAAAAATACAATTCATTCACAGTAGGTTTTGGGCACGGAACTCCCGATTATGCCGTCAGGCTTGCTGAATTCTGTAAGGTGAAAAAACTTGGCTTTACCCATCACGACCCCATGTCGGAAGATACTGATATTGATAAAATTCTGCAGGAAGGTATTAACGCCAAAAGTAAGGATTCTCAGCTTGAGATTTTTGCCTGTGCCGACTATCTTGAGGTTGAAGTTTAAGCCACTTAACCCAGCAATAGTTTTTTATACGCTTCTTCGGCTGCCCTTTGCTCGGCTTCTTTCTTTTTGACAGCTACTCCCCTTCCGTATTCTGCCGAATTGACTAAAACAATTGAATTGAAATATTTAACCCCTTTTTTCATCACCTCATTTGTCTCAAACAAAATATCCATGTTTTTTTGTTGAGACAGTTCCAGCAGTCTTCCCTTAAAATTCTTCTCTTCCTCAGCAAGCTCATTTTCAATTATATATGGCCAAATCAGGTGAGACAAAACAATTTTATAGGTTTTCTGATAGCCTTTATCAAGATAAATAGCTCCAATAAGTGCTTCCAGTGCGTTGCCCAGCAGGCGGCTCTCTCCTTCAATTTCATGTTGCAGGCCGGGATTACACTTCAATACTTTATCGATACCTATGTTTTTCGCAATTTTATTCAGGGTTTCGCGTCTGACTATATTTGAGCGGATGACACTTAATTCTCCCTCGCTTTTCTTGGGAAATAAAATAAGGAGATAGTGTGAGATAATAGCACTGATAATACTGTCGCCAAGAAACTCAAGTTTTTCGTTATGCCTGGATTTGGGTTTATACGACTTATGGGTAAGGGCTTCTTCGTATAAATCTATTCTTTTAGTACTAATCCTGAGCTGTTTTTTTAAGAATAAAACAATTTCAGGATTTTGTTTCTTCTTTCCTCTTTTCTGAAAAAGCAGTTGAAAAAAGCTGATAATGGCTAAATCTTTTTAAAAGCAAGACATACATTATGACCGCCAAAACCAAATGTATTGCTGATGGCAACATTGACTTTTCTTTGCTGAGCTTTATTGAGGGTCAGGTTAAGGTCGGGATGGATTTCAGGGTCTCTGTTTTGATTGTTTATGGTAGGAGGAACCATGTCGTGAACAATAGACAATACTGATATGGCTGATTCAATGGCGCCAGCTGCTCCCAGCAAATGACCGTGCATGGATTTGGTAGCACTGATATTCAACTTAAAAGCGTGATCTTTGAAAAGGTCAATGATGGCTTTTGTTTCGCTGAGATCTCCCAGTGGGGTGGCAGTACCATGAACATTCACATAATCAACATCTTCGGGCTGTAATCCGGCATCTTTCAGGCAATTTTGCATCACCAGCCTTGCACCAAGTCCTTCGGGATGGGGGGCAGTCAGATGGTGGGCATCTGCCGAAAATCCGGCTCCAACAATTTCAGCATAAATTTTGGCACCTCTGGCAAGTGCGTGTTCATATTCTTCGAGTATTAAACAAACACCACCTTCTCCCATGACAAAGCCATCACGTGTACTGTCAAAAGGCCTTGAAGCTGTTTTGTACTCCTCATTATTTTCGGATAAAGCTTTCATGGCATTAAAACCACCAATAGCGCCAGGGGTAATGGGTGCTTCAGATCCACCGGTTATAATAAGCTTTTCGCGTCCGTTTCGAATAAAATCGAAGGCACAGCCAATGGCATTTGATGAAGAAGCACAGGCAGACACTGTGGCAAAGTTTACTCCCATAAAACCATATTTCATGGAAATAAGCCCTGCAGCAATATCAGGAATCATTTTGGGGATGAAAAAAGGGCTGAAGCGTGGTGTAAAATCACTCCTGACAAAAGAAGTAATTTCTTCTTCAAAAGTAGTAATACCCCCTATACCGGAAGCCCAGATAACACCGCAATTTTCTTTATCCAGTTCATCAATGTTGAGTTTGGCATCATCAACAGCCTTACCTGTTGCGACAAGGGCATATTGAGCATAAAGGTCCATCCTGCGGGCCTCTTTACGGTCAATATACTCATCTGTTGTGAAATTTTGTACCTGACAGGCAAACTTCGTTTTGAATTTTTCCGTATCAAAACGGTCGATTAAAACAGAAGCACTGACACCATTGATACAATTTTGCCAAAATTCATCGATTTGATGGCCTAATGGGGTTACGAGGCCAATTCCGGTAACAACAACCCTTTTTTTATCCATTGGCAAGCTTTATTTCAGTTGTTCTTCCAAATACTTGACAGCTTGACCCACCGTGCTGATTTTCTCAGCCTGATCATCAGGTATGGAAATATTGAATTCTTTTTCAAGCTCCATGATCAGCTCTACAGTATCCAGCGAGTCGGCACCAAGATCATTGGTAAAACTTGCTTCAGGGGTTACTTCACTTTCATCAACTCCCAGCTTTTCAACGATAATAGCTTTTACTTTTGATTCAATGTCTGTCATATCAATAAATTAATTTGGTTTCTAAAAAAACTGCTTAACTTTTTCTTTTCTCAAAAAAAAATCGTGGCAAAAGTAATACTTTAGTGCTAATAAAAAAATGCCCTTGAAAAAAAAATCTTCCATAAGCCACCCTCAAAACGTAAACCTCCTCTTTGGTATTGTTACCGATTTGAAGGATTACAAGCTCGCTTTTCTATTAAACAACATTCTGAATATCGAAATGGAACGCAAAGAATATGAGTATTCTGAAGAAACATATCAGGAAAAAGTAATATTTTATTTTTCGGCTGACATGAACTTCGAATATTACCTGTTTAAAAACATTTTCAAACCTGATTTTTTCACCAGGAAATTCAAAAATATTAATTTTTTCCTGCTTGCCAAACCTCATTTACCGGTTCAAAAAGATACAGGAATCATCAACCAGCTGACAAAACATGAAAAAATAGTTGCTTGTCTTCAGATACCTGACGAAAAAACTATTCTGGAAGCTATAAAACTCTTACGGATAACCGATTGACATTTCCTTATAAGATGGCAAATCTTCAAGGGGATGATAGGTCGAATCTTTTTCCTTTTTCCAGTAATAATGAATGAGGCCGTTTGTCAATGCCAGAAAAGGAGCCTGAATAACCTGATTATATCTTTCAATCTGAAAAACAGCATGTTGTAATAAATCCTCGTAGGGAGATTTACACTCTACCAGCAAAAGAGGTTTCAATTCGTTGCTATAAACCATAATATCCGTCCTTTTTTTCAAATGATTCAGTCGGGTGCCTCCTTCAATGTTAATTAAATTAATAGGTACAGCCTTTGAGTTTTTCAGGTAATGGACAAAATGCTGTCTGACCCACTCTTCGGGTGTCAATGCCACATATTTTTTTCTGACTACATCGTATATGTTGAGTTTCCCGTTTTTCTCCCGTAAAGAATATTCAAATTTTGGTAGTGATAATTCCAACATTTCATTTATTTTGAGCGCCAGAACTTTATTCAATTTTAGCGTAATGATACTGAATTTTGATAAAATCGCATCCGACATTGGGCATAAAAAATTTTACCCCATATATATATTGACAGGAGAAGAGGCTTATTACATTGATGCAGTCAGCCATCTGATTGAAAACAATGTACTTGCAGAGCACGAAAAAATCTTTAATCAGACCATCGTTTACGGTAAAGATATTAATCCTGCATACATCAAGGAAGCCTGCCTGCGTTTCCCCATGATGGCCGAATACAATGTATTGATAGTGAGGGAAGCTCAGGACTGCAAAAAGCTCATGGACGAAATGCTCCCATATTTTGAACGGCCTAATAAAAGCACCATACTGGTTCTCTGTATCAAATACCAGAAGCTCGACAAAAGGACAAAAGTTTACAAATCCATTGAAAAGAATCCGGATTGCTGTGTGCTTGAAGCTTCAAAAATCAAAGAAAACCTGCTGGTCGAATGGATTGAAAACTATTTGAAAAACAATAACTTTCAGATTACCCGCAGAGCCTCCATCCTGCTGGCTGACTACCTTGGCAACAACCTCAGCACTCTTTCCAACGAACTTGAAAAACTCATCCTGATAAAAAAAGATGTCCGGCAAATCGACCTGCAGGATATTGAAACACACATAGGCATCAGCAAAGAGTATAATGTGTATGAACTTCAGAAGGCATTGGCGACAAAAAATATACAGAAGGTTACACGAATTTACAACTATTTGAAAAACAATTCGAAAGCCGCAGCAATGAATCTAATTACCGGTACCTTGTTCAGTTATTTCTTTAAAGCTTTTGTTTTTGAAAATCCGAAAAAAAATGTCAATACCCTTCATTCTGAAATGGGTATGGAATACTGGCAGGTCAACGAACTTCAGCCGGCCATCCAAAACTATCATGGAAAAATCGACAAGGTGCTGGAAATCATTCGTGAATATGAATTAAAATCAAAAGGAATCAATAGCAGGGAAATACCTGATAGTGAATTGCTTAAGGAAATGATTTTTAAAATACTTGCTGTCTGATGAATGACATAAGAGAATTTGTTCCTGACGACTGGAAAGCCTTGCTGGCAGAAGAATTTAATAGTCCATATTTTCAGAAAATCATTGATTTTCTGGAAGAAGAAAAAAACAATAACCGAACGGTTTATCCTCCCCGTGAAGAAATATTCAGTGCTTTCCGGCTCACGCCTTTTGAAGAGGTAAAGGTAGTCATCATCGGGCAGGATCCATATCATGGCAAAGGGCAGGCTCATGGATTATGTTTCTCAGTCAAAAAGGGAGTGCCTCCGCCCCCAAGCCTGATAAATATTTTCACTGAAATAAAATCAGATTGCGGAATAAGCATATCAGGCCACGGAGAGCTGACTTCATGGGCCAGGCAGGGTGTTTTATTGCTCAATGCGATTCTGACAGTCAGGGAAAATCAGCCGGGTTCTCACCAGAATATTGGGTGGCAACAGTTTACCGACAAAGTCATTTCCCTGATTTCAGAGAAAAAAGAGGGTATTGTGTTTCTGCT of the Sphingobacteriales bacterium genome contains:
- the rnc gene encoding ribonuclease III, giving the protein MISFFQLLFQKRGKKKQNPEIVLFLKKQLRISTKRIDLYEEALTHKSYKPKSRHNEKLEFLGDSIISAIISHYLLILFPKKSEGELSVIRSNIVRRETLNKIAKNIGIDKVLKCNPGLQHEIEGESRLLGNALEALIGAIYLDKGYQKTYKIVLSHLIWPYIIENELAEEEKNFKGRLLELSQQKNMDILFETNEVMKKGVKYFNSIVLVNSAEYGRGVAVKKKEAEQRAAEEAYKKLLLG
- the fabF gene encoding beta-ketoacyl-ACP synthase II codes for the protein MDKKRVVVTGIGLVTPLGHQIDEFWQNCINGVSASVLIDRFDTEKFKTKFACQVQNFTTDEYIDRKEARRMDLYAQYALVATGKAVDDAKLNIDELDKENCGVIWASGIGGITTFEEEITSFVRSDFTPRFSPFFIPKMIPDIAAGLISMKYGFMGVNFATVSACASSSNAIGCAFDFIRNGREKLIITGGSEAPITPGAIGGFNAMKALSENNEEYKTASRPFDSTRDGFVMGEGGVCLILEEYEHALARGAKIYAEIVGAGFSADAHHLTAPHPEGLGARLVMQNCLKDAGLQPEDVDYVNVHGTATPLGDLSETKAIIDLFKDHAFKLNISATKSMHGHLLGAAGAIESAISVLSIVHDMVPPTINNQNRDPEIHPDLNLTLNKAQQRKVNVAISNTFGFGGHNVCLAFKKI
- a CDS encoding acyl carrier protein, with translation MTDIESKVKAIIVEKLGVDESEVTPEASFTNDLGADSLDTVELIMELEKEFNISIPDDQAEKISTVGQAVKYLEEQLK
- a CDS encoding IPExxxVDY family protein → MKKKSSISHPQNVNLLFGIVTDLKDYKLAFLLNNILNIEMERKEYEYSEETYQEKVIFYFSADMNFEYYLFKNIFKPDFFTRKFKNINFFLLAKPHLPVQKDTGIINQLTKHEKIVACLQIPDEKTILEAIKLLRITD
- a CDS encoding type I restriction enzyme HsdR N-terminal domain-containing protein → MLELSLPKFEYSLREKNGKLNIYDVVRKKYVALTPEEWVRQHFVHYLKNSKAVPINLINIEGGTRLNHLKKRTDIMVYSNELKPLLLVECKSPYEDLLQHAVFQIERYNQVIQAPFLALTNGLIHYYWKKEKDSTYHPLEDLPSYKEMSIGYP
- the holA gene encoding DNA polymerase III subunit delta produces the protein MILNFDKIASDIGHKKFYPIYILTGEEAYYIDAVSHLIENNVLAEHEKIFNQTIVYGKDINPAYIKEACLRFPMMAEYNVLIVREAQDCKKLMDEMLPYFERPNKSTILVLCIKYQKLDKRTKVYKSIEKNPDCCVLEASKIKENLLVEWIENYLKNNNFQITRRASILLADYLGNNLSTLSNELEKLILIKKDVRQIDLQDIETHIGISKEYNVYELQKALATKNIQKVTRIYNYLKNNSKAAAMNLITGTLFSYFFKAFVFENPKKNVNTLHSEMGMEYWQVNELQPAIQNYHGKIDKVLEIIREYELKSKGINSREIPDSELLKEMIFKILAV
- the ung gene encoding uracil-DNA glycosylase, which gives rise to MNDIREFVPDDWKALLAEEFNSPYFQKIIDFLEEEKNNNRTVYPPREEIFSAFRLTPFEEVKVVIIGQDPYHGKGQAHGLCFSVKKGVPPPPSLINIFTEIKSDCGISISGHGELTSWARQGVLLLNAILTVRENQPGSHQNIGWQQFTDKVISLISEKKEGIVFLLWGKYAQSKSGLIDEGKHYILQAAHPSPYSVRAGFFGCRHFSKTNEILKSLKRQPINWSIN